The Camelina sativa cultivar DH55 chromosome 14, Cs, whole genome shotgun sequence genome includes a window with the following:
- the LOC104741911 gene encoding trihelix transcription factor GTL1-like isoform X2, with amino-acid sequence MEQVGGGGGGNEVVEEASPISSRPPANLEELMRFSAAAADDGGGGGGGGGSASSSSGNRWPREETLALLRIRSDMDSTFRDATLKAPLWEHVSRKLLELGYKRSAKKCKEKFENVQKYYKRTKETRGGRHDGKAYKFFSQLEALNTTPTPPPSHPPSSSLDVTPLSVANPILMPTSSSSPFPVFSQPQTQPPQTHTVTFTPTPQPPPMAPTFPGVAFSSHSSSTASGMGSDDDEEDDMGVDQANIAGSSSRKRKRGNHGGGKMMELFEGLVRQVMQKQAAMQRSFLEALEKREQERLDREEAWKRQQMSRLAREHEVMSQERAASASRDAAIISLIQKITGHTIQLPPSLSSQTPQPPHQPPQPPPAAKRAQEPPLSTAQSQLQQPIMAIPQQQILPHLPHQPEQKQQQQQQQQQQQEMMVSSEQSSLPSSSRWPKAEILALINLRSGMEPRYQDNVPKGLLWEEISTSMKRMGYNRNAKRCKEKWENINKYYKKVKESNKKRPQDAKTCPYFHRLDLLYRNKVLGGGGGTSTSSGLPQEQKQSPVSAVKPPQEGVVNVQPHGSAASSEELEPIEESPQGTEKPEDLVMRELMQQQQQQQQQQQESMIGEYEKIEESHNYNNMEEEEEEMDEEELDEDEKSAAFEIAFQSPANRGGNGHTEPPFLTMVQ; translated from the exons ATGGAGCAAGtaggaggaggtggaggtggtAATGAAGTGGTGGAGGAAGCTTCACCGATTAGTTCAAGACCTCCTGCTAACTTAGAAGAGCTTATGAGATTCTCAGCCGCTGCCGCAGATGAcggtggaggaggtggtggtggaggaggaagtGCGTCTTCTTCATCGGGAAATCGATGGCCGAGAGAAGAAACACTTGCTCTTCTTCGGATCCGATCCGATATGGATTCTACTTTTCGTGATGCTACTCTCAAAGCTCCTCTTTGGGAACATGTTTCCag GAAGCTATTGGAGTTAGGTTACAAACGAAGTGCAAAGAAATgtaaagagaaatttgaaaacgTTCAGAAATATTACAAACGCACTAAAGAAACTCGTGGTGGTCGTCATGATGGTAAAGCTTACAAGTTCTTCTCTCAGCTTGAAGCTCTCAACACTACTcctactcctcctccttctcatcCTCCTTCATCGTCCCTCGACGTCACTCCTCTCTCTGTTGCTAATCCCATTCTCATgcctacttcttcttcttctccatttcccGTATTCTCTCAACCGCAAACGCAACCGCCTCAAACGCATACTGTCACTTTTACTCCTACTCCACAGCCTCCTCCAATGGCTCCGACCTTTCCGGGAGTTGCTTTTTCGTCTCATAGCTCATCCACGGCTTCAGGAATGGggtctgatgatgatgaggaggacgATATGGGCGTGGATCAAGCTAACATTGCCGGTTCAAGTAGCCGCAAACGCAAACGTGGGAATCACGGAGGAGGTAAGATGATGGAACTATTCGAAGGTTTGGTTAGACAAGTGATGCAGAAGCAAGCGGCTATGCAAAGGAGTTTCTTGGAAGCGCTTgagaagagagaacaagaaCGTCTTGATCGTGAAGAAGCTTGGAAACGTCAGCAAATGTCTCGGTTAGCTCGAGAGCATGAGGTCATGTCTCAAGAACGAGCCGCCTCTGCTTCTCGTGACGCCGCAATCATTTCATTGATTCAGAAAATTACTGGCCACACTATTCAGTTACCTCCTTCCTTATCATCTCAAACGCCTCAACCGCCCCATCAACCGCCTCAACCGCCCCCAGCCGCTAAACGTGCTCAAGAACCACCATTATCAACAGCTCAGTCTCAATTACAACAACCAATAATGGCGATTCCGCAACAACAgattcttcctcatcttcctcatcaaccagaacagaaacaacaacaacaacaacaacaacagcaacaacaagagaTGATGGTGAGCTCGGAACAATCATCATTACCTTCATCGTCAAGATGGCCAAAGGCGGAGATACTAGCGCTTATAAACTTGAGAAGTGGAATGGAACCAAGGTATCAAGATAATGTCCCTAAAGGACTTCTATGGGAAGAGATCTCTACTTCAATGAAGAGAATGGGATACAACAGAAACGCAAAGAGATGTAAAGAGAAATGGGAAAACATTAACAAGTACTACAAGAAAGTTAAAGAAAGCAACAAGAAACGTCCTCAAGATGCTAAGACGTGTCCTTACTTTCACCGTCTCGATCTTCTTTACCGCAACAAGGTACTCGGTGGTGGAGGCGGTACAAGCACTTCTTCTG GTTTACCTCAGGAACAAAAGCAGAGTCCGGTCTCTGCGGTGAAACCGCCTCAAGAAGGAGTTGTTAACGTTCAACCTCATGGGTCAGCTGCTTCAAGTGAGGAGTTGGAGCCTATAGAGGAAAGTCCACAAGGAACAGAAAAG CCAGAAGACCTTGTGATGAGAGAGCtgatgcaacaacaacaacaacaacagcagcagcaacaagagTCAATGATAGGTGAGTATGAAAAGATTGAAGAGTCTCACAATTATAACAacatggaggaagaagaagaggagatggatgaagaagaactAGACGAGGATGAGAAGTCCGCGGCTTTCGAAATTGCGTTTCAGAGCCCTGCAAACAGAGGAGGCAATGGCCACACCGAGCCACCTTTCTTGACAATggttcagtaa
- the LOC104741911 gene encoding trihelix transcription factor GTL1-like isoform X4 yields MEQVGGGGGGNEVVEEASPISSRPPANLEELMRFSAAAADDGGGGGGGGGSASSSSGNRWPREETLALLRIRSDMDSTFRDATLKAPLWEHVSRKLLELGYKRSAKKCKEKFENVQKYYKRTKETRGGRHDGKAYKFFSQLEALNTTPTPPPSHPPSSSLDVTPLSVANPILMPTSSSSPFPVFSQPQTQPPQTHTVTFTPTPQPPPMAPTFPGVAFSSHSSSTASGMGSDDDEEDDMGVDQANIAGSSSRKRKRGNHGGGKMMELFEGLVRQVMQKQAAMQRSFLEALEKREQERLDREEAWKRQQMSRLAREHEVMSQERAASASRDAAIISLIQKITGHTIQLPPSLSSQTPQPPHQPPQPPPAAKRAQEPPLSTAQSQLQQPIMAIPQQQILPHLPHQPEQKQQQQQQQQQQQEMMVSSEQSSLPSSSRWPKAEILALINLRSGMEPRYQDNVPKGLLWEEISTSMKRMGYNRNAKRCKEKWENINKYYKKVKESNKKRPQDAKTCPYFHRLDLLYRNKVLGGGGGTSTSSGLPQEQKQSPVSAVKPPQEGVVNVQPHGSAASSEELEPIEESPQGTEKKTL; encoded by the exons ATGGAGCAAGtaggaggaggtggaggtggtAATGAAGTGGTGGAGGAAGCTTCACCGATTAGTTCAAGACCTCCTGCTAACTTAGAAGAGCTTATGAGATTCTCAGCCGCTGCCGCAGATGAcggtggaggaggtggtggtggaggaggaagtGCGTCTTCTTCATCGGGAAATCGATGGCCGAGAGAAGAAACACTTGCTCTTCTTCGGATCCGATCCGATATGGATTCTACTTTTCGTGATGCTACTCTCAAAGCTCCTCTTTGGGAACATGTTTCCag GAAGCTATTGGAGTTAGGTTACAAACGAAGTGCAAAGAAATgtaaagagaaatttgaaaacgTTCAGAAATATTACAAACGCACTAAAGAAACTCGTGGTGGTCGTCATGATGGTAAAGCTTACAAGTTCTTCTCTCAGCTTGAAGCTCTCAACACTACTcctactcctcctccttctcatcCTCCTTCATCGTCCCTCGACGTCACTCCTCTCTCTGTTGCTAATCCCATTCTCATgcctacttcttcttcttctccatttcccGTATTCTCTCAACCGCAAACGCAACCGCCTCAAACGCATACTGTCACTTTTACTCCTACTCCACAGCCTCCTCCAATGGCTCCGACCTTTCCGGGAGTTGCTTTTTCGTCTCATAGCTCATCCACGGCTTCAGGAATGGggtctgatgatgatgaggaggacgATATGGGCGTGGATCAAGCTAACATTGCCGGTTCAAGTAGCCGCAAACGCAAACGTGGGAATCACGGAGGAGGTAAGATGATGGAACTATTCGAAGGTTTGGTTAGACAAGTGATGCAGAAGCAAGCGGCTATGCAAAGGAGTTTCTTGGAAGCGCTTgagaagagagaacaagaaCGTCTTGATCGTGAAGAAGCTTGGAAACGTCAGCAAATGTCTCGGTTAGCTCGAGAGCATGAGGTCATGTCTCAAGAACGAGCCGCCTCTGCTTCTCGTGACGCCGCAATCATTTCATTGATTCAGAAAATTACTGGCCACACTATTCAGTTACCTCCTTCCTTATCATCTCAAACGCCTCAACCGCCCCATCAACCGCCTCAACCGCCCCCAGCCGCTAAACGTGCTCAAGAACCACCATTATCAACAGCTCAGTCTCAATTACAACAACCAATAATGGCGATTCCGCAACAACAgattcttcctcatcttcctcatcaaccagaacagaaacaacaacaacaacaacaacaacagcaacaacaagagaTGATGGTGAGCTCGGAACAATCATCATTACCTTCATCGTCAAGATGGCCAAAGGCGGAGATACTAGCGCTTATAAACTTGAGAAGTGGAATGGAACCAAGGTATCAAGATAATGTCCCTAAAGGACTTCTATGGGAAGAGATCTCTACTTCAATGAAGAGAATGGGATACAACAGAAACGCAAAGAGATGTAAAGAGAAATGGGAAAACATTAACAAGTACTACAAGAAAGTTAAAGAAAGCAACAAGAAACGTCCTCAAGATGCTAAGACGTGTCCTTACTTTCACCGTCTCGATCTTCTTTACCGCAACAAGGTACTCGGTGGTGGAGGCGGTACAAGCACTTCTTCTG GTTTACCTCAGGAACAAAAGCAGAGTCCGGTCTCTGCGGTGAAACCGCCTCAAGAAGGAGTTGTTAACGTTCAACCTCATGGGTCAGCTGCTTCAAGTGAGGAGTTGGAGCCTATAGAGGAAAGTCCACAAGGAACAGAAAAG AAGACCTTGTGA
- the LOC104741911 gene encoding trihelix transcription factor GTL1-like isoform X1: MEQVGGGGGGNEVVEEASPISSRPPANLEELMRFSAAAADDGGGGGGGGGSASSSSGNRWPREETLALLRIRSDMDSTFRDATLKAPLWEHVSRKLLELGYKRSAKKCKEKFENVQKYYKRTKETRGGRHDGKAYKFFSQLEALNTTPTPPPSHPPSSSLDVTPLSVANPILMPTSSSSPFPVFSQPQTQPPQTHTVTFTPTPQPPPMAPTFPGVAFSSHSSSTASGMGSDDDEEDDMGVDQANIAGSSSRKRKRGNHGGGKMMELFEGLVRQVMQKQAAMQRSFLEALEKREQERLDREEAWKRQQMSRLAREHEVMSQERAASASRDAAIISLIQKITGHTIQLPPSLSSQTPQPPHQPPQPPPAAKRAQEPPLSTAQSQLQQPIMAIPQQQILPHLPHQPEQKQQQQQQQQQQQEMMVSSEQSSLPSSSRWPKAEILALINLRSGMEPRYQDNVPKGLLWEEISTSMKRMGYNRNAKRCKEKWENINKYYKKVKESNKKRPQDAKTCPYFHRLDLLYRNKVLGGGGGTSTSSGLPQEQKQSPVSAVKPPQEGVVNVQPHGSAASSEELEPIEESPQGTEKPEDLVMRELMQQQQQQQQQQQESMIGEYEKIEESHNYNNMEEEEEEMDEEELDEDEKSAAFEIAFQSPANRGGNGHTEPPFLTMVQ; this comes from the exons ATGGAGCAAGtaggaggaggtggaggtggtAATGAAGTGGTGGAGGAAGCTTCACCGATTAGTTCAAGACCTCCTGCTAACTTAGAAGAGCTTATGAGATTCTCAGCCGCTGCCGCAGATGAcggtggaggaggtggtggtggaggaggaagtGCGTCTTCTTCATCGGGAAATCGATGGCCGAGAGAAGAAACACTTGCTCTTCTTCGGATCCGATCCGATATGGATTCTACTTTTCGTGATGCTACTCTCAAAGCTCCTCTTTGGGAACATGTTTCCag GAAGCTATTGGAGTTAGGTTACAAACGAAGTGCAAAGAAATgtaaagagaaatttgaaaacgTTCAGAAATATTACAAACGCACTAAAGAAACTCGTGGTGGTCGTCATGATGGTAAAGCTTACAAGTTCTTCTCTCAGCTTGAAGCTCTCAACACTACTcctactcctcctccttctcatcCTCCTTCATCGTCCCTCGACGTCACTCCTCTCTCTGTTGCTAATCCCATTCTCATgcctacttcttcttcttctccatttcccGTATTCTCTCAACCGCAAACGCAACCGCCTCAAACGCATACTGTCACTTTTACTCCTACTCCACAGCCTCCTCCAATGGCTCCGACCTTTCCGGGAGTTGCTTTTTCGTCTCATAGCTCATCCACGGCTTCAGGAATGGggtctgatgatgatgaggaggacgATATGGGCGTGGATCAAGCTAACATTGCCGGTTCAAGTAGCCGCAAACGCAAACGTGGGAATCACGGAGGAGGTAAGATGATGGAACTATTCGAAGGTTTGGTTAGACAAGTGATGCAGAAGCAAGCGGCTATGCAAAGGAGTTTCTTGGAAGCGCTTgagaagagagaacaagaaCGTCTTGATCGTGAAGAAGCTTGGAAACGTCAGCAAATGTCTCGGTTAGCTCGAGAGCATGAGGTCATGTCTCAAGAACGAGCCGCCTCTGCTTCTCGTGACGCCGCAATCATTTCATTGATTCAGAAAATTACTGGCCACACTATTCAGTTACCTCCTTCCTTATCATCTCAAACGCCTCAACCGCCCCATCAACCGCCTCAACCGCCCCCAGCCGCTAAACGTGCTCAAGAACCACCATTATCAACAGCTCAGTCTCAATTACAACAACCAATAATGGCGATTCCGCAACAACAgattcttcctcatcttcctcatcaaccagaacagaaacaacaacaacaacaacaacaacagcaacaacaagagaTGATGGTGAGCTCGGAACAATCATCATTACCTTCATCGTCAAGATGGCCAAAGGCGGAGATACTAGCGCTTATAAACTTGAGAAGTGGAATGGAACCAAGGTATCAAGATAATGTCCCTAAAGGACTTCTATGGGAAGAGATCTCTACTTCAATGAAGAGAATGGGATACAACAGAAACGCAAAGAGATGTAAAGAGAAATGGGAAAACATTAACAAGTACTACAAGAAAGTTAAAGAAAGCAACAAGAAACGTCCTCAAGATGCTAAGACGTGTCCTTACTTTCACCGTCTCGATCTTCTTTACCGCAACAAGGTACTCGGTGGTGGAGGCGGTACAAGCACTTCTTCTGGTTTACCTCAGGAACAAAAGCAGAGTCCGGTCTCTGCGGTGAAACCGCCTCAAGAAGGAGTTGTTAACGTTCAACCTCATGGGTCAGCTGCTTCAAGTGAGGAGTTGGAGCCTATAGAGGAAAGTCCACAAGGAACAGAAAAG CCAGAAGACCTTGTGATGAGAGAGCtgatgcaacaacaacaacaacaacagcagcagcaacaagagTCAATGATAGGTGAGTATGAAAAGATTGAAGAGTCTCACAATTATAACAacatggaggaagaagaagaggagatggatgaagaagaactAGACGAGGATGAGAAGTCCGCGGCTTTCGAAATTGCGTTTCAGAGCCCTGCAAACAGAGGAGGCAATGGCCACACCGAGCCACCTTTCTTGACAATggttcagtaa
- the LOC104741911 gene encoding trihelix transcription factor GTL1-like isoform X5 produces MEQVGGGGGGNEVVEEASPISSRPPANLEELMRFSAAAADDGGGGGGGGGGGGSASSSSGNRWPREETLALLRIRSDMDSTFRDATLKAPLWEHVSRKLLELGYKRSAKKCKEKFENVQKYYKRTKETRGGRHDGKAYKFFSQLEALNTTPTPPPSHPPSSSLDVTPLSVANPILMPTSSSSPFPVFSQPQTQPPQTHTVTFTPTPQPPPMAPTFPGVAFSSHSSSTASGMGSDDDEEDDMGVDQANIAGSSSRKRKRGNHGGGKMMELFEGLVRQVMQKQAAMQRSFLEALEKREQERLDREEAWKRQQMSRLAREHEVMSQERAASASRDAAIISLIQKITGHTIQLPPSLSSQTPQPPHQPPQPPPAAKRAQEPPLSTAQSQLQQPIMAIPQQQILPHLPHQPEQKQQQQQQQQQQQEMMVSSEQSSLPSSSRWPKAEILALINLRSGMEPRYQDNVPKGLLWEEISTSMKRMGYNRNAKRCKEKWENINKYYKKVKESNKKRPQDAKTCPYFHRLDLLYRNKVLGGGGGTSTSSGLPQEQKQSPVSAVKPPQEGVVNVQPHGSAASSEELEPIEESPQGTEKPEDLVMRELMQQQQQQQQQQQESMIGEYEKIEESHNYNNMEEEEEEMDEEELDEDEKSAAFEIAFQSPANRGGNGHTEPPFLTMVQ; encoded by the exons ATGGAGCAAGtaggaggaggtggaggtggtAATGAAGTGGTGGAGGAAGCTTCACCGATTAGTTCAAGACCTCCTGCTAACTTAGAAGAGCTTATGAGATTCTCAGCCGCTGCCGCAGATGAcggtggaggaggtggtg gaggtggtggtggaggaggaagtGCGTCTTCTTCATCGGGAAATCGATGGCCGAGAGAAGAAACACTTGCTCTTCTTCGGATCCGATCCGATATGGATTCTACTTTTCGTGATGCTACTCTCAAAGCTCCTCTTTGGGAACATGTTTCCag GAAGCTATTGGAGTTAGGTTACAAACGAAGTGCAAAGAAATgtaaagagaaatttgaaaacgTTCAGAAATATTACAAACGCACTAAAGAAACTCGTGGTGGTCGTCATGATGGTAAAGCTTACAAGTTCTTCTCTCAGCTTGAAGCTCTCAACACTACTcctactcctcctccttctcatcCTCCTTCATCGTCCCTCGACGTCACTCCTCTCTCTGTTGCTAATCCCATTCTCATgcctacttcttcttcttctccatttcccGTATTCTCTCAACCGCAAACGCAACCGCCTCAAACGCATACTGTCACTTTTACTCCTACTCCACAGCCTCCTCCAATGGCTCCGACCTTTCCGGGAGTTGCTTTTTCGTCTCATAGCTCATCCACGGCTTCAGGAATGGggtctgatgatgatgaggaggacgATATGGGCGTGGATCAAGCTAACATTGCCGGTTCAAGTAGCCGCAAACGCAAACGTGGGAATCACGGAGGAGGTAAGATGATGGAACTATTCGAAGGTTTGGTTAGACAAGTGATGCAGAAGCAAGCGGCTATGCAAAGGAGTTTCTTGGAAGCGCTTgagaagagagaacaagaaCGTCTTGATCGTGAAGAAGCTTGGAAACGTCAGCAAATGTCTCGGTTAGCTCGAGAGCATGAGGTCATGTCTCAAGAACGAGCCGCCTCTGCTTCTCGTGACGCCGCAATCATTTCATTGATTCAGAAAATTACTGGCCACACTATTCAGTTACCTCCTTCCTTATCATCTCAAACGCCTCAACCGCCCCATCAACCGCCTCAACCGCCCCCAGCCGCTAAACGTGCTCAAGAACCACCATTATCAACAGCTCAGTCTCAATTACAACAACCAATAATGGCGATTCCGCAACAACAgattcttcctcatcttcctcatcaaccagaacagaaacaacaacaacaacaacaacaacagcaacaacaagagaTGATGGTGAGCTCGGAACAATCATCATTACCTTCATCGTCAAGATGGCCAAAGGCGGAGATACTAGCGCTTATAAACTTGAGAAGTGGAATGGAACCAAGGTATCAAGATAATGTCCCTAAAGGACTTCTATGGGAAGAGATCTCTACTTCAATGAAGAGAATGGGATACAACAGAAACGCAAAGAGATGTAAAGAGAAATGGGAAAACATTAACAAGTACTACAAGAAAGTTAAAGAAAGCAACAAGAAACGTCCTCAAGATGCTAAGACGTGTCCTTACTTTCACCGTCTCGATCTTCTTTACCGCAACAAGGTACTCGGTGGTGGAGGCGGTACAAGCACTTCTTCTGGTTTACCTCAGGAACAAAAGCAGAGTCCGGTCTCTGCGGTGAAACCGCCTCAAGAAGGAGTTGTTAACGTTCAACCTCATGGGTCAGCTGCTTCAAGTGAGGAGTTGGAGCCTATAGAGGAAAGTCCACAAGGAACAGAAAAG CCAGAAGACCTTGTGATGAGAGAGCtgatgcaacaacaacaacaacaacagcagcagcaacaagagTCAATGATAGGTGAGTATGAAAAGATTGAAGAGTCTCACAATTATAACAacatggaggaagaagaagaggagatggatgaagaagaactAGACGAGGATGAGAAGTCCGCGGCTTTCGAAATTGCGTTTCAGAGCCCTGCAAACAGAGGAGGCAATGGCCACACCGAGCCACCTTTCTTGACAATggttcagtaa
- the LOC104741911 gene encoding trihelix transcription factor GTL1-like isoform X3, which yields MEQVGGGGGGNEVVEEASPISSRPPANLEELMRFSAAAADDGGGGGGGGGSASSSSGNRWPREETLALLRIRSDMDSTFRDATLKAPLWEHVSRKLLELGYKRSAKKCKEKFENVQKYYKRTKETRGGRHDGKAYKFFSQLEALNTTPTPPPSHPPSSSLDVTPLSVANPILMPTSSSSPFPVFSQPQTQPPQTHTVTFTPTPQPPPMAPTFPGVAFSSHSSSTASGMGSDDDEEDDMGVDQANIAGSSSRKRKRGNHGGGKMMELFEGLVRQVMQKQAAMQRSFLEALEKREQERLDREEAWKRQQMSRLAREHEVMSQERAASASRDAAIISLIQKITGHTIQLPPSLSSQTPQPPHQPPQPPPAAKRAQEPPLSTAQSQLQQPIMAIPQQQILPHLPHQPEQKQQQQQQQQQQQEMMVSSEQSSLPSSSRWPKAEILALINLRSGMEPRYQDNVPKGLLWEEISTSMKRMGYNRNAKRCKEKWENINKYYKKVKESNKKRPQDAKTCPYFHRLDLLYRNKVLGGGGGTSTSSGLPQEQKQSPVSAVKPPQEGVVNVQPHGSAASSEELEPIEESPQGTEKKTL from the exons ATGGAGCAAGtaggaggaggtggaggtggtAATGAAGTGGTGGAGGAAGCTTCACCGATTAGTTCAAGACCTCCTGCTAACTTAGAAGAGCTTATGAGATTCTCAGCCGCTGCCGCAGATGAcggtggaggaggtggtggtggaggaggaagtGCGTCTTCTTCATCGGGAAATCGATGGCCGAGAGAAGAAACACTTGCTCTTCTTCGGATCCGATCCGATATGGATTCTACTTTTCGTGATGCTACTCTCAAAGCTCCTCTTTGGGAACATGTTTCCag GAAGCTATTGGAGTTAGGTTACAAACGAAGTGCAAAGAAATgtaaagagaaatttgaaaacgTTCAGAAATATTACAAACGCACTAAAGAAACTCGTGGTGGTCGTCATGATGGTAAAGCTTACAAGTTCTTCTCTCAGCTTGAAGCTCTCAACACTACTcctactcctcctccttctcatcCTCCTTCATCGTCCCTCGACGTCACTCCTCTCTCTGTTGCTAATCCCATTCTCATgcctacttcttcttcttctccatttcccGTATTCTCTCAACCGCAAACGCAACCGCCTCAAACGCATACTGTCACTTTTACTCCTACTCCACAGCCTCCTCCAATGGCTCCGACCTTTCCGGGAGTTGCTTTTTCGTCTCATAGCTCATCCACGGCTTCAGGAATGGggtctgatgatgatgaggaggacgATATGGGCGTGGATCAAGCTAACATTGCCGGTTCAAGTAGCCGCAAACGCAAACGTGGGAATCACGGAGGAGGTAAGATGATGGAACTATTCGAAGGTTTGGTTAGACAAGTGATGCAGAAGCAAGCGGCTATGCAAAGGAGTTTCTTGGAAGCGCTTgagaagagagaacaagaaCGTCTTGATCGTGAAGAAGCTTGGAAACGTCAGCAAATGTCTCGGTTAGCTCGAGAGCATGAGGTCATGTCTCAAGAACGAGCCGCCTCTGCTTCTCGTGACGCCGCAATCATTTCATTGATTCAGAAAATTACTGGCCACACTATTCAGTTACCTCCTTCCTTATCATCTCAAACGCCTCAACCGCCCCATCAACCGCCTCAACCGCCCCCAGCCGCTAAACGTGCTCAAGAACCACCATTATCAACAGCTCAGTCTCAATTACAACAACCAATAATGGCGATTCCGCAACAACAgattcttcctcatcttcctcatcaaccagaacagaaacaacaacaacaacaacaacaacagcaacaacaagagaTGATGGTGAGCTCGGAACAATCATCATTACCTTCATCGTCAAGATGGCCAAAGGCGGAGATACTAGCGCTTATAAACTTGAGAAGTGGAATGGAACCAAGGTATCAAGATAATGTCCCTAAAGGACTTCTATGGGAAGAGATCTCTACTTCAATGAAGAGAATGGGATACAACAGAAACGCAAAGAGATGTAAAGAGAAATGGGAAAACATTAACAAGTACTACAAGAAAGTTAAAGAAAGCAACAAGAAACGTCCTCAAGATGCTAAGACGTGTCCTTACTTTCACCGTCTCGATCTTCTTTACCGCAACAAGGTACTCGGTGGTGGAGGCGGTACAAGCACTTCTTCTGGTTTACCTCAGGAACAAAAGCAGAGTCCGGTCTCTGCGGTGAAACCGCCTCAAGAAGGAGTTGTTAACGTTCAACCTCATGGGTCAGCTGCTTCAAGTGAGGAGTTGGAGCCTATAGAGGAAAGTCCACAAGGAACAGAAAAG AAGACCTTGTGA